In a single window of the Myxococcaceae bacterium genome:
- the groES gene encoding co-chaperone GroES codes for MSTQLKPLHDRVLVKRVESEEKTRGGLYIPDSAKEKPLEGQVVAVGSGKVMNDGTLRPLTVQAGDRVLFSKYSETEIKLNGESFLLLKEDDLLGIIQ; via the coding sequence ATGTCGACACAGTTAAAGCCTCTGCATGACCGCGTTTTGGTTAAGCGAGTTGAGAGCGAAGAAAAAACCCGAGGTGGATTGTACATCCCAGACAGCGCGAAGGAAAAGCCTCTTGAAGGCCAAGTCGTAGCGGTTGGTTCTGGCAAGGTTATGAACGATGGAACACTCCGTCCTTTGACCGTCCAAGCTGGAGATCGTGTTCTTTTCTCGAAGTATTCCGAAACTGAAATCAAGCTGAATGGCGAGTCATTTCTGCTTTTGAAAGAAGATGATCTGCTGGGAATTATTCAGTAA
- the groL gene encoding chaperonin GroEL (60 kDa chaperone family; promotes refolding of misfolded polypeptides especially under stressful conditions; forms two stacked rings of heptamers to form a barrel-shaped 14mer; ends can be capped by GroES; misfolded proteins enter the barrel where they are refolded when GroES binds): MSAKEIIFDTNAREKLLRGVNTLANTVKVTLGPKGRNVVIEKSWGAPTISKDGVTVAKEVELADKFENMGAQMVKEVASRTSDNAGDGTTTATVLAQAIYAEGSKYVAAGHNPMEIKRGLDKATRVLVEELKRQSKPTKDHREIAQVGTISANGDHTIGEIIAQAMEKVGKEGVITVEEAKSLETTLEVVEGMQFDRGYLSPYFVTNAERMQVQLDDPYILVYEKKISNLKDMLPVLEQVAKSGRPMLIIAEEVEGEALATLVVNKLRGTLNICAVKAPGFGDRRKAMLEDIATLTGARFVSEDMGVKLESVGLADLGRAKRVTVDKDNTTVIDGSGQTDAIQARIKQIRGQIEETTSDYDREKLQERLAKLAGGVAVVRVGAATEIEMKEKKARVEDALHATRAAVEEGIVPGGGVALIRALKALDGLEVLPNEKFGVELLKRACEEPLRMIATNAGHEGSIVVNKVKEGTGTFGFNAANEEYGDMIAWGIMDPTKVTRTALQNAVSVSSLLLTTEAMIADKSDDKKETAAPGAGMGGMGGGMGGMGF; this comes from the coding sequence ATGTCCGCAAAAGAAATTATTTTTGATACAAACGCTCGTGAAAAATTGTTGCGAGGGGTAAATACCCTGGCCAATACCGTGAAGGTCACTCTGGGTCCTAAAGGCCGCAATGTGGTCATTGAAAAGAGCTGGGGAGCTCCTACCATCAGCAAAGATGGTGTGACGGTTGCGAAAGAAGTTGAGTTGGCTGATAAGTTTGAGAACATGGGTGCTCAGATGGTGAAAGAAGTGGCCTCTCGCACTTCGGACAATGCAGGCGATGGTACCACGACGGCCACGGTATTGGCTCAAGCAATCTACGCAGAAGGCTCGAAGTACGTAGCGGCGGGTCATAATCCAATGGAAATCAAACGCGGGTTGGATAAAGCCACTCGGGTCCTGGTTGAAGAGCTGAAGAGGCAATCCAAACCGACGAAAGATCATCGGGAAATTGCGCAAGTCGGAACGATTTCAGCGAACGGCGACCATACCATTGGCGAAATCATTGCTCAAGCGATGGAAAAGGTTGGTAAAGAAGGCGTGATTACGGTGGAAGAAGCCAAAAGCCTCGAAACGACTTTGGAAGTCGTTGAAGGGATGCAATTCGACCGCGGTTATTTGTCTCCTTATTTTGTGACCAATGCCGAGCGCATGCAAGTTCAGTTGGACGATCCTTACATCTTGGTTTACGAAAAGAAGATTTCGAACCTCAAAGACATGCTTCCTGTGCTGGAGCAAGTAGCTAAGAGTGGCCGTCCGATGTTGATTATCGCGGAAGAAGTGGAAGGCGAAGCCTTGGCAACCTTGGTTGTGAATAAACTTCGTGGAACTCTGAATATCTGCGCAGTCAAAGCTCCAGGATTCGGGGATCGTCGCAAAGCGATGTTGGAAGACATTGCCACCTTGACAGGGGCTCGCTTCGTTTCGGAAGACATGGGAGTGAAACTAGAAAGCGTTGGGTTGGCCGATCTGGGCCGTGCCAAGCGCGTGACGGTTGATAAAGACAACACCACTGTGATTGACGGCAGTGGCCAAACGGATGCCATTCAAGCTCGTATCAAGCAAATTCGAGGTCAAATCGAAGAAACAACTTCCGATTACGATCGTGAAAAACTTCAAGAGCGCCTGGCCAAACTGGCCGGTGGTGTTGCGGTTGTTCGAGTTGGTGCAGCCACTGAAATCGAAATGAAGGAAAAGAAGGCTCGCGTGGAAGATGCTTTGCATGCAACCCGTGCAGCGGTTGAAGAAGGCATTGTTCCGGGAGGCGGGGTTGCTTTGATTCGTGCGCTGAAGGCTTTGGATGGTTTGGAAGTTCTTCCCAACGAAAAATTTGGTGTTGAACTTTTGAAGCGTGCTTGCGAAGAGCCTCTTCGTATGATCGCGACCAATGCGGGTCATGAAGGCTCCATTGTGGTCAATAAAGTGAAGGAAGGAACCGGTACTTTTGGCTTTAATGCAGCCAATGAGGAGTACGGCGATATGATTGCTTGGGGCATTATGGACCCGACCAAAGTAACCCGTACTGCGCTCCAAAATGCGGTATCTGTGTCTTCGCTTCTGTTAACCACCGAAGCCATGATTGCGGATA
- a CDS encoding AI-2E family transporter codes for MPNSRLTLAVFLVLLLSTLYLLVDLFWIFITPIVLGLVLVSIFYPLYESVLLVCRGRKYIAASFVLLLIILGVSLPFSFFVSQLSQQAFEFYQSKNVNNLLGSSLSDFSSQHPLIAQIRLLASQIGIDLPAEKIVESVSQLMSSFGGMLYDRLSELASNALLIAFNLVITMLIVFTFLVSGTELKKYIMELSPLPEEEKEYLVRQFSEICKAVFVGNGLVGLLEGILGGLGFHWFHLGPGIFWGVVLGLSAFLPVIGSWIVILPATLILMSKGQNDQAWLYFLYNLTYLGLCELVLKPRLIGGKSRVHIVLVLLSVLGGVHLFGVLGLFYGPLVVTMFLTLIEIYKEHYRDHLAP; via the coding sequence ATGCCTAATTCACGACTCACGCTGGCGGTCTTTCTCGTCTTGCTTTTGTCTACCTTGTATCTGTTGGTCGATCTTTTTTGGATTTTTATCACGCCCATTGTTTTGGGCCTGGTTTTGGTCTCGATTTTTTACCCTCTTTACGAGTCGGTTCTCTTGGTGTGTCGCGGCAGAAAGTACATCGCTGCGAGTTTTGTGCTGCTCTTGATTATCTTGGGCGTTTCGTTGCCGTTTAGCTTCTTTGTGAGTCAGCTTTCGCAGCAGGCGTTTGAATTTTACCAAAGCAAAAATGTTAACAATCTTTTGGGAAGCTCATTGTCAGACTTTTCCAGCCAGCATCCTTTAATCGCCCAGATTCGGCTTTTAGCCAGCCAGATCGGCATTGATTTACCCGCAGAAAAAATCGTTGAAAGTGTGAGTCAACTCATGAGTTCCTTTGGGGGGATGCTGTACGACCGTTTGAGCGAGTTGGCGAGCAATGCTCTTTTAATCGCCTTTAACCTGGTGATTACGATGCTCATTGTATTCACGTTCTTGGTGAGCGGAACCGAACTTAAAAAGTACATCATGGAGCTTTCCCCTTTGCCCGAAGAAGAGAAGGAGTACCTGGTTCGGCAGTTTTCCGAGATTTGCAAAGCTGTTTTTGTGGGCAATGGGCTGGTTGGGCTTTTAGAGGGCATCTTGGGAGGGCTGGGTTTTCATTGGTTCCATCTAGGGCCAGGTATTTTCTGGGGGGTGGTTTTGGGACTATCGGCTTTCTTGCCGGTGATCGGTTCCTGGATTGTCATTTTGCCTGCAACACTCATTTTGATGAGCAAAGGCCAGAATGACCAGGCCTGGTTGTATTTTCTCTATAACCTGACTTACTTAGGGTTGTGTGAGCTGGTTTTAAAGCCTCGCCTGATCGGAGGAAAAAGCCGCGTGCATATCGTCTTGGTGCTTCTATCGGTCTTAGGGGGCGTGCACTTGTTTGGGGTCTTGGGGCTTTTTTATGGTCCTTTGGTCGTCACCATGTTTTTGACCTTGATTGAAATCTACAAAGAACATTATCGAGATCATTTGGCCCCTTGA